In Chitinophaga nivalis, a single genomic region encodes these proteins:
- a CDS encoding lysophospholipid acyltransferase family protein has product MYYLLLAFCYGFSILPFRVLYFISDVLYFLVYRVFGYRRKVVFENLRQAFPDKSPAEISLLAGKYYRNLTDMMVETIKLLTMSKDSLQERFQCDLTVLHQLYAEGKSCQLHLGHNFNWEWANLFCMQGVKYPFLVVYMPLTSKPADRMFRHFREKFGTILIPANDMSNSMKPWQQQQYLIALVADQNPGNARRCYWFPFLNKMTPFYKGPEMGAKRSDIPVVFVDIRKVKRGYYKAELKLAFDKPQQEPEGKITETFVRYLEKNIYEQPEVWVWSHRRWKHQWPGNSNNAQ; this is encoded by the coding sequence ATGTATTATCTGCTGCTTGCTTTTTGTTATGGATTTTCGATACTGCCTTTCCGTGTGCTGTATTTCATCAGTGATGTGCTGTACTTCCTGGTGTACCGTGTTTTTGGATATCGCAGGAAAGTAGTGTTTGAGAACCTGCGGCAGGCCTTCCCGGATAAGTCGCCCGCAGAAATTTCCCTGCTGGCCGGAAAGTATTATCGCAACCTCACCGATATGATGGTGGAAACCATCAAGCTGCTCACCATGAGCAAAGACTCCCTGCAGGAACGCTTTCAGTGCGACCTGACGGTGTTGCATCAATTATATGCGGAAGGAAAAAGCTGTCAGCTGCACCTGGGGCATAACTTCAACTGGGAATGGGCTAACCTGTTTTGTATGCAGGGCGTAAAGTATCCTTTTCTGGTGGTATATATGCCGCTTACCAGCAAACCGGCCGACCGTATGTTCCGGCATTTCCGGGAAAAATTCGGCACCATTCTGATCCCTGCCAACGACATGAGCAACAGCATGAAGCCCTGGCAACAACAGCAATACCTGATTGCCCTGGTAGCGGATCAAAACCCCGGTAATGCACGCCGTTGTTACTGGTTCCCTTTCCTCAATAAAATGACACCATTCTACAAAGGCCCGGAAATGGGCGCTAAACGCAGCGATATTCCGGTGGTGTTTGTAGACATCCGCAAAGTAAAACGCGGTTACTATAAAGCCGAATTAAAACTGGCTTTCGATAAACCGCAACAGGAACCGGAAGGAAAAATCACGGAGACCTTTGTACGTTACCTCGAAAAAAACATCTACGAACAACCCGAAGTATGGGTATGGAGTCATCGCCGGTGGAAACACCAATGGCCAGGTAATAGCAATAACGCGCAATAA
- a CDS encoding BON domain-containing protein, whose protein sequence is MHYKSLMIGCLMGIFFSACTPSDTAIQQTVNEKLSVIPGIAAAVKEGHVTLSGTVIDEVAKTAAEEALRGVKGVTAVTNNIQVLSETPPQVTVADNPDIILKHTLDSAFTAAGWQDISITVVNGEVTLEGTARKKQLHSILQAAQQPQTRKINNKLKLK, encoded by the coding sequence ATGCATTACAAATCCTTGATGATCGGTTGCCTGATGGGGATTTTTTTCAGTGCCTGCACCCCCTCAGATACTGCCATCCAGCAAACCGTAAATGAGAAGCTGAGTGTGATCCCCGGTATAGCGGCAGCGGTAAAAGAAGGGCATGTTACCCTGAGTGGTACTGTTATTGATGAAGTGGCCAAAACGGCTGCAGAAGAGGCCCTGAGAGGCGTAAAAGGAGTAACGGCAGTAACCAACAATATTCAGGTGCTCTCCGAAACGCCACCACAGGTAACAGTAGCAGACAACCCCGATATCATATTAAAACATACCCTGGACAGTGCTTTCACAGCTGCCGGATGGCAGGACATCTCCATAACAGTGGTAAATGGTGAGGTGACACTGGAAGGAACCGCCCGCAAAAAACAATTACACAGCATTTTGCAAGCAGCCCAACAGCCGCAGACCCGTAAAATCAATAATAAACTGAAACTGAAATAA
- the nadB gene encoding L-aspartate oxidase, whose protein sequence is MQQTDFLVIGSGIAGLTYALKVSQQCPDKKITIITKSREDETNTKYAQGGVAVVNDLENDSFEQHIEDTLVAGDGLCNERIVEMVVTEGPERVNEIIEWGANFDKNPDGDFSLGREGGHSVFRVIHHKDITGQEIERALLDAIHRRPNIELITHCFVIDLLTQHHLGYLVTKSTPDIECYGVYVLDLTTKKTEKILAKVTLLASGGNGQVYRTTTNPSIASGDGVAMVYRAKGRIENMEFIQFHPTALYQPGVSPSFLITEAVRGDGGILRNINGEDFMHKYDARLSLAPRDIVARAIDSEMKITGTEHVYLDCRHMDHEKFIHHFPNIYETCKAAGIDIKEQMIPVAPAAHYSCGGIKTNEWGLTSIRNLYACGECASTGLHGANRLASNSLLEAMVFAHRCFMDATSKIDSITFRDNVPDWDARGTTAPREMILITQSLKELKQIMSDYVGIVRTNVRLERAMRRLDILHSETEELYQQTAVSPQLCELRNMITAGYLIVKGASFRKESRGLHFNTDYPYKSELVQNIVL, encoded by the coding sequence ATGCAACAAACAGATTTTCTTGTCATCGGTTCAGGAATTGCAGGGCTCACCTATGCGCTGAAAGTGTCACAGCAGTGCCCGGATAAAAAGATCACGATCATCACCAAAAGCCGGGAAGACGAAACCAATACCAAATACGCCCAAGGTGGCGTAGCAGTGGTAAATGACCTGGAGAACGACAGCTTCGAACAACATATTGAAGATACCCTGGTAGCCGGCGACGGACTCTGTAATGAACGTATAGTAGAAATGGTGGTCACGGAAGGACCGGAACGGGTAAACGAAATCATTGAATGGGGCGCCAACTTCGACAAAAATCCGGATGGCGACTTCTCCCTGGGCCGTGAAGGCGGACACTCCGTATTCCGGGTTATACACCACAAAGACATCACCGGACAGGAAATAGAACGCGCCTTACTGGATGCCATTCACCGCCGGCCCAATATAGAACTGATCACTCACTGCTTCGTGATAGACCTGCTTACCCAGCATCACCTGGGCTATCTGGTCACCAAATCCACCCCGGATATTGAATGCTATGGGGTGTACGTACTGGATCTTACCACTAAAAAAACGGAAAAGATCCTGGCCAAGGTAACGCTGCTGGCCTCCGGCGGCAACGGACAGGTATACCGCACCACTACCAATCCCAGCATTGCCAGCGGTGATGGCGTAGCCATGGTATACCGTGCAAAGGGACGTATTGAAAACATGGAATTCATACAATTCCATCCCACGGCATTGTATCAACCGGGAGTAAGTCCGTCTTTCCTGATTACGGAAGCCGTACGGGGCGATGGGGGTATTCTCCGCAATATCAACGGAGAAGATTTCATGCATAAGTATGATGCCCGCTTATCGCTTGCCCCCCGCGACATTGTAGCCCGCGCCATCGACAGTGAGATGAAAATCACCGGTACCGAGCATGTATACCTCGATTGCCGGCATATGGACCACGAAAAATTCATTCACCACTTCCCCAATATTTACGAAACCTGCAAAGCTGCAGGCATCGATATCAAAGAACAAATGATTCCGGTAGCACCGGCAGCACACTACAGTTGCGGTGGTATTAAAACCAACGAATGGGGCCTGACCTCCATCCGTAACCTGTACGCCTGCGGTGAATGTGCCAGCACCGGCCTTCATGGCGCCAACCGCCTCGCCTCCAACTCACTCCTGGAAGCGATGGTATTTGCCCATCGTTGTTTTATGGATGCTACCAGCAAAATCGATTCTATTACTTTCCGGGATAATGTGCCCGACTGGGATGCCCGTGGTACGACTGCTCCCCGCGAAATGATCCTCATCACCCAAAGCCTGAAAGAGCTGAAGCAAATCATGAGTGATTACGTAGGTATTGTCAGAACCAATGTGCGACTGGAACGCGCCATGCGCCGGCTCGACATCCTCCATTCGGAAACAGAGGAACTCTATCAGCAAACCGCCGTATCACCCCAATTGTGTGAACTGCGTAATATGATCACCGCCGGTTACCTGATTGTAAAAGGCGCCTCTTTCCGCAAGGAAAGCAGAGGCCTGCACTTCAATACAGATTATCCTTACAAATCAGAACTGGTGCAAAATATTGTATTGTAA